A DNA window from Pontiella agarivorans contains the following coding sequences:
- a CDS encoding SAM-dependent methyltransferase — protein sequence MWDKTYSTDEFVYGTEPNAFLKANTDKLKPGSVLCLGDGEGRNGVYLAKLGFEVTSVDLSETGLAKARELAEANNVEINTICADLNDYAEEPNCWDNIVSIFCHLPPPLRKKVHAASAEALTENGIFLLEAYTPRQLEMPGTGGPPVPELLYSAGMLKDDFQSLEVFQALETEREVNEGSKHYGPGAVVQLLARKT from the coding sequence ATGTGGGACAAAACCTATTCAACCGATGAATTTGTCTACGGCACAGAACCCAATGCCTTCCTTAAAGCCAACACCGATAAATTGAAACCCGGCAGCGTCCTCTGTCTGGGGGACGGCGAAGGACGAAACGGCGTATATCTGGCAAAACTGGGGTTTGAGGTCACCTCGGTCGACCTCTCCGAAACCGGGCTGGCCAAAGCCCGCGAACTGGCCGAAGCAAACAACGTGGAAATAAACACGATCTGTGCGGACCTGAACGACTATGCGGAAGAGCCGAACTGCTGGGACAACATCGTCTCCATTTTCTGTCATCTCCCGCCCCCGCTCCGCAAAAAGGTTCATGCCGCTTCAGCCGAGGCGCTGACTGAAAACGGTATTTTTCTACTCGAGGCCTACACTCCCCGGCAATTGGAGATGCCCGGCACCGGCGGCCCCCCGGTTCCGGAGCTCCTGTACAGCGCCGGAATGCTGAAAGATGATTTCCAATCCCTGGAAGTTTTCCAGGCATTGGAAACCGAGCGCGAAGTCAACGAAGGCAGCAAACATTACGGCCCCGGTGCCGTTGTGCAGTTACTGGCCCGCAAGACATAG
- a CDS encoding glutamate synthase-related protein — translation MTTYICTVCGYEHEGPEAPEACPVCGAGAELFDKKPEAEPVGHSTNLLPHEETSPYLKEWERPSDETENGMKDIHEMAKTGHSIYEPMRTKLPVVSWDDLLFRGAQLNPMPLAHDADVSSQTVIGRNAAKPMELNIPILVSHMSYGALSKEAKIALAKGSALAGAGMCSGEGGILEESISSAHKYIFEYVPNRYSVTDENLQRADAIEIKIGQSAKPGMGGHLPADKVTDEIAAVRGRKVGEEIISPSTFPDIQTADDLKAKVDELRKASGGRPIGIKMAAGNIEDDLAFALTANPDFITLDGRAGATGSAPKYIKDSTSIPTIYALHRARKYLDAVNSEVSLIITGGFRVSSDMAKALAMGADAVAVASAAMMAIGCQQYRMCNSGKCPVGIATQDPELRKRFDIDQSAQRLANYLNVCTEELKTFSRITGHTEVSDLNTRNLVTTNAEISAHTDIEHA, via the coding sequence ATGACAACATATATATGCACGGTTTGCGGTTATGAACACGAGGGCCCCGAAGCCCCCGAAGCCTGCCCGGTCTGCGGTGCCGGTGCAGAGCTGTTCGATAAAAAACCGGAAGCAGAACCGGTCGGCCATTCAACCAACCTGCTGCCGCACGAGGAAACCTCTCCCTATCTGAAAGAGTGGGAGCGGCCATCCGATGAAACCGAAAACGGGATGAAGGACATCCATGAAATGGCCAAAACCGGGCACTCTATTTATGAACCGATGCGGACGAAACTCCCGGTTGTTTCCTGGGATGATCTGCTGTTCCGGGGCGCCCAGCTCAATCCCATGCCGCTGGCGCACGATGCCGACGTTTCCTCCCAAACCGTCATCGGCAGAAACGCCGCCAAACCAATGGAGCTGAATATCCCGATTCTGGTTTCGCACATGTCCTACGGGGCGCTTTCGAAAGAAGCCAAAATTGCACTGGCCAAAGGCAGTGCGCTGGCCGGAGCCGGGATGTGTTCCGGCGAGGGCGGTATTCTTGAAGAGAGCATCAGCTCCGCGCATAAGTATATCTTTGAATATGTCCCGAACCGTTACAGCGTGACAGATGAAAATCTGCAGCGCGCAGATGCCATCGAAATTAAAATCGGCCAGTCAGCCAAACCCGGCATGGGCGGCCATCTGCCGGCCGATAAAGTGACCGATGAGATTGCCGCTGTACGCGGCCGTAAAGTCGGCGAAGAAATTATCAGTCCCTCGACCTTTCCCGACATTCAAACCGCCGATGACCTGAAAGCCAAGGTGGATGAACTGCGGAAAGCCTCCGGCGGCCGGCCGATCGGCATCAAAATGGCGGCGGGAAATATCGAAGATGACCTGGCGTTTGCTTTGACGGCCAATCCCGATTTTATCACGCTCGACGGCCGGGCCGGTGCCACGGGCTCCGCCCCGAAATACATCAAGGATTCCACCTCGATTCCAACCATCTATGCCCTGCACCGTGCGCGCAAATATCTCGATGCCGTAAACTCCGAAGTATCGTTGATCATCACCGGCGGATTCCGTGTTTCATCGGATATGGCTAAAGCGCTGGCGATGGGGGCTGATGCCGTGGCCGTGGCCAGCGCCGCGATGATGGCGATCGGCTGCCAGCAGTACCGTATGTGTAATTCAGGAAAATGTCCCGTGGGGATTGCCACCCAGGATCCCGAACTGCGGAAACGCTTCGACATCGACCAATCGGCACAGCGTCTGGCCAACTATCTGAACGTCTGCACGGAAGAGCTGAAAACCTTTTCCCGCATCACCGGCCACACGGAAGTGTCGGACCTGAATACCAGAAACCTGGTCACCACCAACGCGGAGATTTCGGCGCATACCGATATTGAACATGCATAA
- a CDS encoding DEAD/DEAH box helicase produces MIDVAIAGKLSALLQMSTRHLCNWLRDSLSKLDQDWWNSLVLSNLSYQQRRRVEQSGVTTLSQLDLAALLRVLDRNWYEISTRFNLTNQDRNYLKEMQTVRNRWAHMDAHGIEPDDVYRDVDTLQRFLRALDAPDTLLDSVGQVKDLVRNAEIAGAGSVEQPDILQEPPKPDEPESSGFFSVGSLVALISNPEKTGVVMSSDGSGDSAKYTVFLDGRPQPFYVTQLQLADQVSDKKVVELNELHSLLTGLQIRHPSLSTLYSLNAARIDFVPYQFRPALKIIQSDQPRLLIADSVGVGKTIEAGLILRELQARSNVESVLIVCPKPLVAERKWELEMKRFDERFVPLDGKALRHCIHETDLDGEWPDSHAKAILPYSLLQDEALLNGNANGRKKQLGLLDLDPPPRFDLVIVDEAHHVRNASTHAYKAVSYFCEHAEAVVLLTATPVQMGNNDLFTLLNLLRPDLVIDPETFGHMAEPNPFINKAVNLTRAGDDDWQAGAVEALNNAAGTAWGQSILKNSPGFQTLVNALEKSPLSREERVGLVRQMEGFHSFSRLINRTRRRDIGTFCTRKPETVAVDFTEAQKQLHTDLLNFQAKALAIVHGSQNVQFMMSTIRRQAASCIFGLAPFISDIVQRRISELEWQESADDNGEPPEFVKVLEKEARDIVAAANALPPEDPKYDALRRIVNGKIELPNNKLMVFSTFRHTLAYLERKLRADGIRVGMVHGNVKDEDRLVLRNRFELPKEDSAALDVLLFSEVGCEGLDYQFCDMMVNYDLPWNPMRIEQRIGRIDRRGQKSEAVGIYNMVTPGTVDADIYNRCLSRIGVFEASIGECEEILGDITREIRNIADNLELTKKERQSKLEQLADNEVRKVQEQQRLEEREHELFGLRLPRNVPDAELRASESYWLSSASLQRFVLQYLNRRLGQSEYILGEKPLKTLRLSQEARGKLLEDYRKLAVSKTPMNRDWEKWLKGAELHASITFDSACAADHRESLFIMPLHPLVRQAASYLDVAEPVHTALRVRGNGLVPGSYPFAVYAWEIKGLRPELRLVPVCDNEEIRLGFFDFLESGAAVDPVQHPVQEVEVDSLDKVHHELWSLEKAEHQAQTAEMVRFRQESLETSTRGRVNLLEGRLSEATNANIQRMRESQLKKCRVDYERKRAELESAQLTADIHARPVVFGVLVVEE; encoded by the coding sequence ATGATTGATGTGGCGATTGCGGGAAAACTGTCGGCGTTATTGCAAATGTCCACGAGGCATCTGTGCAATTGGCTGCGCGATTCTTTGTCAAAGCTGGATCAGGACTGGTGGAACTCGTTGGTTCTTTCCAATCTGTCGTATCAGCAGCGCCGGCGGGTGGAGCAAAGCGGGGTGACAACTCTTTCGCAGCTTGATCTAGCGGCTTTGTTACGTGTGTTGGATCGCAACTGGTATGAGATCTCGACGCGGTTCAATCTGACGAATCAGGATCGTAACTATCTCAAGGAGATGCAGACCGTGCGCAACCGTTGGGCGCATATGGATGCGCATGGGATTGAGCCTGACGACGTTTACCGCGATGTTGATACGCTTCAGCGTTTCTTGCGCGCCTTGGATGCGCCTGACACCCTGCTCGATTCCGTCGGACAGGTGAAAGATCTTGTCCGGAATGCGGAAATCGCGGGGGCGGGATCCGTGGAGCAACCCGATATTCTGCAGGAACCCCCGAAACCGGATGAACCGGAATCATCCGGTTTTTTTAGTGTCGGCAGTTTGGTTGCGCTTATTAGTAATCCTGAAAAAACGGGCGTGGTGATGAGTTCCGATGGTTCGGGCGATTCCGCCAAGTACACGGTCTTTTTGGATGGGAGGCCTCAGCCGTTTTATGTCACTCAACTTCAGCTCGCGGATCAGGTGTCCGATAAAAAGGTGGTCGAACTCAACGAGCTGCATAGTCTCTTGACGGGATTGCAGATTAGGCATCCTTCTCTTTCGACCCTCTATTCTCTGAATGCCGCCCGCATCGATTTCGTTCCATATCAGTTTCGTCCGGCGCTGAAAATTATTCAATCCGATCAGCCGCGCCTTTTGATTGCCGATAGCGTTGGTGTGGGCAAGACCATCGAGGCGGGGTTGATCCTGCGTGAGCTGCAGGCGCGGAGTAATGTGGAGTCCGTGCTGATTGTTTGTCCCAAGCCGCTCGTTGCCGAGCGCAAGTGGGAGCTGGAAATGAAGCGTTTCGATGAGCGCTTTGTCCCGCTTGACGGCAAAGCTCTGCGCCATTGCATTCATGAAACTGATTTGGATGGGGAGTGGCCGGACTCGCATGCCAAGGCCATCCTTCCGTACTCACTTCTTCAGGATGAGGCTTTGTTGAACGGCAATGCGAATGGTCGGAAGAAGCAACTGGGTCTGCTCGATCTCGATCCTCCGCCTAGGTTCGATCTGGTTATCGTGGATGAGGCGCACCATGTCAGGAATGCCTCTACCCACGCTTATAAAGCGGTTAGCTATTTTTGTGAGCATGCCGAGGCGGTTGTTTTGCTCACGGCAACCCCGGTGCAAATGGGCAACAACGATCTGTTTACGTTGCTGAATCTGTTGCGCCCTGATCTGGTGATCGATCCTGAAACCTTCGGGCACATGGCCGAACCCAATCCCTTCATCAACAAAGCCGTTAATCTGACGCGTGCGGGAGATGACGATTGGCAGGCAGGTGCTGTGGAAGCTCTGAACAATGCCGCGGGTACCGCATGGGGACAATCCATCCTAAAGAACAGTCCCGGATTCCAGACTTTGGTGAACGCGCTCGAAAAAAGCCCGTTATCGCGGGAAGAGCGTGTTGGTCTTGTGCGTCAGATGGAGGGATTCCACAGTTTTTCGCGGCTGATTAATCGAACGCGGCGCAGGGATATAGGAACCTTTTGTACCCGCAAGCCGGAGACCGTGGCGGTTGATTTCACGGAAGCTCAAAAGCAACTGCATACCGATCTGTTGAATTTTCAGGCCAAGGCGTTGGCGATTGTGCACGGTAGCCAAAACGTGCAGTTCATGATGAGCACGATCCGTCGTCAGGCGGCAAGCTGCATCTTTGGTTTGGCGCCGTTTATCTCCGATATTGTTCAACGACGGATCTCTGAACTCGAATGGCAGGAATCAGCGGACGATAACGGCGAACCGCCTGAATTTGTTAAGGTGCTGGAAAAAGAGGCGCGGGATATTGTCGCAGCGGCGAATGCATTGCCTCCGGAAGATCCCAAATATGACGCACTTCGGCGCATCGTGAACGGGAAGATTGAATTGCCGAATAACAAGCTGATGGTTTTCAGCACCTTCCGGCACACGTTGGCTTACCTAGAGCGGAAACTCCGCGCCGACGGTATTCGCGTTGGTATGGTGCACGGGAACGTTAAGGATGAAGACCGTCTTGTGCTGCGCAACCGTTTCGAGCTTCCCAAGGAAGATTCCGCCGCTTTGGACGTGCTGCTCTTTTCCGAGGTTGGGTGCGAGGGCCTCGACTATCAGTTCTGCGACATGATGGTCAATTATGATCTGCCGTGGAATCCCATGCGGATCGAGCAGCGCATCGGCCGCATCGATCGCCGTGGGCAAAAGAGTGAGGCGGTCGGCATCTACAACATGGTTACGCCCGGCACGGTTGACGCGGACATTTACAACCGCTGTCTATCGCGTATCGGCGTCTTCGAGGCCAGCATCGGGGAGTGCGAAGAAATTTTGGGGGATATCACCCGCGAGATCAGGAATATCGCCGATAACCTCGAGCTCACAAAAAAAGAGCGTCAGTCAAAGCTGGAGCAACTGGCCGACAACGAAGTCCGCAAGGTTCAGGAACAGCAGCGTTTGGAAGAGCGTGAGCACGAACTCTTTGGCCTGAGGCTTCCCCGCAATGTCCCCGATGCCGAACTACGGGCATCCGAAAGCTATTGGCTTTCGTCGGCATCTCTTCAGCGCTTTGTGCTTCAATATCTGAACCGGCGCCTCGGTCAATCGGAATATATCTTGGGCGAAAAACCGCTGAAAACCCTGCGCCTGTCGCAGGAGGCCCGTGGAAAGCTGTTGGAGGACTATCGCAAGTTGGCCGTCTCTAAGACTCCCATGAATCGGGATTGGGAAAAATGGCTCAAGGGGGCCGAACTCCATGCCTCCATCACCTTCGACTCCGCCTGTGCCGCGGATCATCGCGAGTCGCTATTCATCATGCCCCTGCACCCGTTGGTGCGGCAGGCCGCGAGCTATCTCGATGTCGCCGAACCCGTCCACACGGCGTTGCGCGTGCGGGGCAATGGACTGGTTCCGGGCAGTTATCCTTTCGCTGTCTATGCATGGGAAATCAAAGGACTTCGTCCGGAACTTCGGCTTGTTCCCGTTTGCGACAACGAAGAAATAAGGCTGGGCTTCTTCGACTTCCTTGAATCGGGCGCCGCGGTTGATCCCGTGCAACATCCGGTGCAGGAGGTGGAGGTTGACTCCCTCGATAAGGTGCATCATGAGTTATGGTCATTGGAGAAGGCGGAGCATCAGGCCCAGACCGCCGAGATGGTTCGGTTCCGGCAGGAAAGTCTCGAAACCAGTACCCGGGGGCGAGTGAATCTGTTGGAGGGTCGGCTTAGCGAGGCAACCAATGCGAATATCCAAAGAATGCGAGAGAGTCAGCTTAAAAAATGCCGCGTTGATTATGAGCGGAAGAGGGCAGAACTTGAATCTGCACAATTAACCGCTGACATTCATGCTCGGCCTGTTGTGTTTGGAGTCTTGGTGGTGGAGGAGTAA
- a CDS encoding sugar phosphate isomerase/epimerase family protein has translation MINRTNFIAAMAAASGTVTFAGGRQPKPQFNISLAQWSVRKLHRGEEPGAEKLSPLDFAVYAKNSCGISALEYVNSFYFGKEGNEAYFNELKKRADDQGVKSLLIMCDRCGRVGDPKEAARITTVEKHKPWMEAAAQLGCHSIRVNAGSSGSFEEQQKLVADGLIRLAEVAKPYGLNVIVENHGGLSSNGAWLAGVMNRVNLPTVGTLPDFGNFMINRKTGEEYDRYKGMEELMPFAKGVSAKSHAFDAEGNETTKDYYRIMNIVADSGYSGYIGVEWEGAAPGTTEGILLTKALIEKAIAAL, from the coding sequence ATGATAAACAGAACAAATTTCATAGCAGCAATGGCTGCAGCTTCAGGAACGGTTACTTTTGCCGGAGGGCGTCAGCCGAAACCGCAGTTCAATATTTCGTTGGCGCAGTGGTCCGTCCGTAAGCTGCACCGCGGTGAAGAGCCGGGGGCCGAAAAGCTTTCTCCGCTCGATTTTGCGGTCTATGCAAAGAACTCCTGCGGTATCAGTGCGCTCGAATACGTCAACTCGTTCTATTTCGGGAAAGAGGGGAATGAAGCCTATTTTAATGAACTGAAAAAACGGGCCGATGATCAGGGCGTTAAGAGTTTGCTGATCATGTGTGATCGCTGCGGGCGCGTAGGTGATCCGAAAGAAGCCGCGCGTATAACAACCGTTGAAAAACACAAGCCCTGGATGGAGGCCGCTGCGCAACTCGGCTGTCATTCCATCCGTGTGAATGCGGGGAGCTCAGGGAGTTTTGAAGAACAGCAGAAACTGGTCGCTGACGGACTGATCAGACTGGCGGAAGTTGCGAAGCCTTATGGACTGAACGTGATTGTTGAAAATCACGGCGGTCTATCCAGCAACGGGGCCTGGCTTGCCGGTGTAATGAATCGGGTGAATCTTCCGACCGTTGGAACGCTTCCGGACTTTGGAAATTTCATGATCAACCGTAAAACCGGCGAGGAATACGACCGCTACAAAGGTATGGAAGAGCTGATGCCGTTTGCTAAAGGGGTCAGTGCAAAAAGTCATGCATTTGATGCCGAAGGCAATGAAACGACCAAAGACTATTATCGGATTATGAACATTGTGGCCGATTCCGGCTATTCCGGATACATCGGTGTTGAGTGGGAAGGCGCTGCGCCGGGAACCACCGAAGGGATTCTGCTGACCAAAGCGCTGATTGAAAAGGCCATTGCCGCGTTGTAG
- a CDS encoding thiamine pyrophosphate-dependent enzyme, whose product MTWKCTVCGYIHEGEEAPETCPVCSAPASVFERETSAASPASRLWKCTVCGYEHEGPEPPETCPVCGVPADQFTEVVAETPVPGQNPAAPRTVSEVMTETMVNWGVDTVFGMVGHSNLGLADAIRKQCEAGKLKYIGIRHEGAASFAASAYGKLTGKPAACLSIAGPGATNLLTGLWDARMDRVPVLALTGQIDTQVLGPGAFQEVDLASAFSSVACWSQTVLETSHHAELMNLALKNAILQRDVGHLIFPNEVQTLPVPNQPPGNPEGRLPDLAISPSASSLSQALERLNKAERPAIIVGHGARFEMDAVKKLAEKLNCPVITTFKAKGLIRDDDELGCGVLGRSGTPVSAHFMNSADLLLVFGASFSAHTGITPDIATVQVDRDPITLGKFHAVDVPMVGDIGKTAGLLLQGLEDPASKDRRTEIAEKKAKWKTEKQNRAAKDQGDGLNAAIVFETLSELIPENAVIAVDVGNNTYSFGRYFESKGQPVLMSGYLGSIGFGYPAAMGAWAAAPDRPIIALTGDGGFGQYMGELCTAVKYGMNITHILINNHELGKISTEQRMAEMTVWETGLHNPDFSAYAEICGAKGFRVTKADEIADAVKTALAHEGPALVEIMCDPELI is encoded by the coding sequence ATGACGTGGAAGTGCACAGTATGCGGATATATTCACGAAGGCGAAGAGGCTCCGGAAACCTGCCCCGTGTGCAGCGCACCCGCCTCGGTTTTTGAACGGGAAACTTCGGCCGCTTCACCGGCTTCCAGGCTTTGGAAATGCACCGTCTGCGGATACGAACACGAAGGCCCGGAGCCGCCGGAGACCTGCCCGGTCTGCGGTGTTCCTGCAGATCAATTTACTGAAGTGGTCGCTGAAACACCGGTACCCGGACAAAATCCGGCAGCACCGCGGACTGTTTCCGAAGTCATGACCGAAACCATGGTCAACTGGGGCGTTGATACCGTTTTCGGTATGGTCGGCCATTCCAATCTCGGACTGGCGGATGCGATCCGTAAGCAATGCGAAGCAGGCAAACTGAAGTATATCGGCATCCGGCACGAAGGCGCGGCGTCGTTTGCGGCCTCGGCCTACGGGAAACTCACCGGCAAACCCGCTGCATGTCTTTCTATTGCGGGCCCCGGTGCCACCAACCTGCTCACCGGACTCTGGGATGCCCGCATGGACCGCGTTCCGGTTCTGGCCCTTACCGGACAGATCGACACGCAGGTGCTCGGCCCCGGAGCGTTTCAGGAGGTGGATCTCGCGTCAGCCTTTTCCAGTGTCGCCTGCTGGAGCCAGACGGTGCTTGAAACGAGTCATCATGCGGAACTGATGAATCTTGCGCTGAAAAATGCCATTCTGCAACGCGATGTCGGCCACCTGATTTTCCCGAACGAAGTACAGACGCTGCCCGTGCCGAATCAACCCCCTGGCAATCCGGAAGGCCGGCTTCCGGATCTTGCAATTTCACCGTCAGCATCTTCTCTTTCCCAGGCACTGGAACGTTTAAACAAAGCCGAACGACCGGCCATCATCGTCGGCCACGGCGCACGGTTTGAAATGGACGCGGTTAAAAAGCTGGCCGAAAAACTCAATTGCCCGGTGATCACCACCTTTAAAGCTAAAGGGCTGATCCGCGACGACGATGAACTGGGCTGCGGTGTACTCGGCCGCAGCGGCACACCGGTTTCCGCCCACTTTATGAACTCCGCCGACCTCCTCCTCGTTTTCGGCGCTTCCTTTTCCGCCCATACCGGCATTACCCCGGATATTGCAACCGTTCAGGTGGACCGCGATCCGATCACCCTCGGAAAATTCCATGCGGTTGATGTTCCAATGGTGGGAGACATCGGAAAAACCGCCGGTCTGCTTTTACAGGGATTGGAAGATCCGGCGAGTAAAGACCGCCGTACTGAAATTGCGGAGAAAAAGGCCAAATGGAAAACCGAGAAACAAAATCGCGCGGCTAAAGATCAGGGTGATGGCCTGAATGCAGCGATCGTCTTTGAAACACTCAGCGAACTGATTCCGGAAAATGCCGTAATTGCCGTGGACGTGGGCAACAACACCTATTCGTTCGGGCGCTATTTTGAAAGCAAGGGTCAACCGGTTTTGATGTCGGGGTATCTCGGCTCGATCGGATTCGGCTATCCCGCCGCCATGGGGGCCTGGGCGGCAGCCCCGGACCGACCGATTATTGCCCTGACGGGCGACGGCGGGTTTGGGCAGTACATGGGCGAACTCTGCACGGCTGTGAAGTACGGCATGAACATCACCCATATCCTCATCAACAACCATGAGCTCGGAAAAATCAGTACTGAACAGCGCATGGCTGAAATGACGGTCTGGGAAACCGGCCTGCACAATCCGGACTTTTCCGCGTATGCCGAAATCTGCGGCGCCAAAGGGTTCCGGGTTACTAAAGCAGATGAAATTGCTGACGCCGTGAAAACCGCACTGGCGCATGAAGGACCCGCATTGGTGGAAATCATGTGCGATCCGGAACTGATTTAA
- the rbr gene encoding rubrerythrin yields MKSLKGTETEKNLMKSFAGESQARMRYTYFASAAKKEGLVQISAMFAKTADQEKEHAKRFFKQLEGGMCEITAEFPAGVIGTTAENLKAAAEGEHEEWSDLYPAFAAKAREEGFEAAAVIWEKISIAEKQHEKQYRDLLANLEAGKVFKKDGVVIWQCRNCGYIHEAEEAPKMCPACAHPQAHFEVLGENY; encoded by the coding sequence ATGAAAAGCCTGAAAGGTACAGAAACTGAAAAGAATCTGATGAAATCATTCGCCGGGGAATCCCAGGCGCGCATGCGCTACACCTACTTTGCCAGCGCGGCCAAAAAAGAAGGTCTCGTTCAGATTTCGGCGATGTTTGCCAAAACCGCGGATCAGGAAAAAGAACACGCCAAGCGCTTCTTTAAACAGCTGGAAGGCGGCATGTGCGAAATCACTGCGGAATTTCCGGCCGGGGTAATCGGAACCACTGCAGAAAACCTGAAAGCGGCAGCTGAAGGCGAACATGAAGAGTGGTCCGATCTCTATCCGGCCTTCGCAGCCAAAGCCCGGGAGGAAGGTTTTGAAGCCGCAGCGGTCATCTGGGAAAAAATTTCCATCGCCGAAAAACAGCACGAAAAACAATACCGCGATCTGCTCGCCAATCTGGAAGCCGGCAAGGTCTTCAAGAAAGACGGTGTGGTCATCTGGCAGTGCCGGAACTGCGGATACATTCACGAAGCCGAAGAAGCCCCGAAAATGTGCCCCGCGTGTGCACATCCGCAGGCACACTTCGAAGTGCTCGGCGAAAACTACTAA
- a CDS encoding acyl-[acyl-carrier-protein] thioesterase, whose amino-acid sequence MIKDVWETEFEIRSYDVDTNCTARLAVFCRFMQEAAYLHAEHFGLGHTHLAPSNMAWVLARMRLEIERLPKWGERVTLRTWPSGRDRLFYYRDFEFTDAAGETILLASTAWFVIDYKKRVRVSPDWWTRADFPAGRKLFDSKLSRLKTCGCTAGSSMSVNYGDLDQNGHVSNIRYVEWIMNNLSLEFHQSHRILALEVNYLSEAVYGQEVSICQLQDGHLINHGIMAGGEDLFRAQTKWKTI is encoded by the coding sequence ATGATTAAAGATGTATGGGAGACCGAATTTGAGATTCGCTCGTATGATGTGGATACGAATTGTACGGCCCGTTTAGCAGTGTTTTGCAGATTTATGCAGGAGGCGGCCTACCTGCATGCTGAACATTTCGGGCTGGGTCACACCCACCTGGCTCCATCCAATATGGCCTGGGTGCTCGCGCGTATGCGGCTGGAAATTGAACGTTTGCCGAAATGGGGGGAACGCGTAACGCTTCGTACCTGGCCGTCGGGCCGCGATCGTCTTTTTTATTATCGTGATTTTGAATTTACGGATGCCGCCGGCGAAACCATTCTGCTTGCGAGCACCGCCTGGTTTGTCATCGATTACAAAAAGCGCGTGCGGGTCAGTCCTGACTGGTGGACCCGTGCGGATTTTCCGGCCGGAAGAAAGCTCTTTGATTCAAAGCTGTCGAGGCTGAAAACCTGTGGTTGCACTGCGGGATCATCTATGTCGGTGAATTACGGGGATCTCGATCAAAACGGCCACGTCAGCAATATTCGGTATGTGGAATGGATCATGAATAACCTGTCGTTGGAATTTCATCAGTCACACAGGATTCTGGCTCTGGAAGTGAACTATCTTTCTGAAGCGGTCTATGGCCAGGAAGTGTCCATTTGTCAGCTTCAGGACGGTCATCTTATTAACCATGGGATTATGGCCGGCGGAGAAGACCTCTTTCGTGCACAGACGAAATGGAAAACAATCTGA
- the ruvC gene encoding crossover junction endodeoxyribonuclease RuvC codes for MAKETVRILGIDTSLRSTGVAVIEVRGQDMRALAYGRIHNKPKLPHSQCLENIYKTISDLIEDHQPDYAAIEGAFFAKNPKTAMVLGQARGAAIAACAVQQLSISEHTPRKVKSSVVGTGTADKTQVAKMVMRLLNLKEQPQEDAADALAIAICHHHQLALPAEMQAKTI; via the coding sequence ATGGCGAAAGAGACAGTCAGAATTCTGGGGATTGATACGTCGCTGCGTTCGACAGGCGTTGCGGTGATTGAGGTTCGGGGGCAGGATATGCGGGCGTTGGCCTATGGCCGGATCCATAATAAACCAAAGCTTCCGCATTCCCAGTGTCTGGAAAATATTTATAAAACGATTTCCGACCTGATTGAGGATCATCAACCGGACTATGCTGCAATCGAGGGAGCTTTTTTTGCAAAAAACCCGAAAACAGCGATGGTGCTCGGGCAGGCGCGCGGCGCGGCGATTGCGGCTTGCGCGGTGCAGCAGTTGAGCATCTCCGAGCATACGCCGCGCAAAGTAAAGTCCTCTGTGGTGGGCACCGGGACAGCCGATAAAACGCAGGTTGCAAAAATGGTGATGCGTCTACTGAATCTTAAAGAGCAGCCTCAGGAAGATGCCGCAGATGCGCTGGCCATTGCCATCTGCCATCATCATCAGCTGGCTCTTCCGGCAGAGATGCAGGCAAAGACGATTTGA
- a CDS encoding Fur family transcriptional regulator: MHKIDPAEIEQRLGQLTETCRANGLRMTHQRMEIFREVAASGEHPDADTIFKRVRKRLPTISPDTVYRTLASLEETGLISRVNPVCGRARFDANTDEHHHYICTKCGKITDIYLSTPPALPEGIENLGEVESLHLQVHGVCHNCKSS, encoded by the coding sequence ATGCATAAGATTGATCCAGCAGAAATAGAGCAGCGCCTCGGGCAGCTGACTGAAACGTGTCGCGCCAACGGCCTGCGTATGACGCATCAGCGGATGGAAATTTTCCGGGAGGTCGCCGCCTCCGGCGAACATCCGGATGCGGACACCATTTTCAAACGGGTGCGGAAACGCCTGCCGACCATCTCCCCCGATACGGTCTACCGTACGCTGGCCTCGCTGGAGGAGACCGGACTGATCAGCCGCGTGAATCCCGTTTGCGGGCGCGCGCGATTTGATGCCAATACCGACGAGCACCACCATTATATCTGCACTAAATGCGGAAAAATTACCGACATCTATTTGAGCACCCCTCCCGCCCTGCCGGAGGGTATTGAAAATCTAGGCGAGGTTGAGTCTCTGCATCTGCAGGTACACGGCGTCTGCCACAACTGTAAATCAAGTTAA